One window of Candidatus Methylomirabilis limnetica genomic DNA carries:
- a CDS encoding cytochrome c3 family protein translates to MRSMIGGSARLALACLLLVSFTPSRSVAQPKLKIPPPFAFEQKTKDEAGNMSFGKVTFDHNVHIEKGQKCLSCHGKGKPFKNKNGTSPDITMKAFNEGKACGTCHNGKVAFSTKEIGNCLKCHKVSTVPQPKSTETQ, encoded by the coding sequence ATGAGATCAATGATCGGAGGGAGCGCGAGGCTTGCTCTCGCGTGCCTCCTGCTTGTGAGCTTCACGCCATCGCGTAGTGTCGCCCAGCCAAAACTGAAGATTCCACCCCCCTTCGCCTTCGAGCAGAAGACCAAGGATGAGGCGGGGAACATGAGCTTTGGGAAGGTAACGTTCGATCACAACGTGCATATTGAAAAAGGCCAAAAGTGCCTGAGTTGCCACGGCAAGGGTAAACCCTTCAAAAATAAGAATGGAACCTCTCCGGACATCACCATGAAGGCCTTCAATGAAGGAAAGGCGTGTGGTACATGCCACAACGGGAAGGTTGCATTCTCCACAAAGGAGATAGGCAATTGCCTGAAGTGCCATAAGGTCAGTACGGTTCCGCAGCCGAAGAGCACCGAGACGCAGTAA